One Anopheles merus strain MAF unplaced genomic scaffold, AmerM5.1 LNR4000542, whole genome shotgun sequence genomic window, AAAGATATACAAGCTAATGGCAAAAAGCAATTTTCCGCTAATGtgttgatttttcatttattcgaACTATTCTGTGGTGTAACGTAACCGGCGTTTTGAAATGGCCCTATCTGCCCGATTCCGTTATGTCCCAAAATATCCCTTTAGATTTGGTGGAGTCTAAATGTCCCGCGTGCGAAAGCGATAAATTACCTTTCATACATTCGGTAGTAAAGTATGGGAATGGAATTTAAAAAGTGTATCATTTTAAATGCATCGTGAAGTTTTTGTATTAAATTGTAATGTACAACAAGAGAGATTCAGATTTCCTATTTTAAgctttttaaattcatttaccAAACGAAACCAGCTGAAAATTACCCCAAATgcacaaatttaaatttgtacCCATGTCAGTTTTGGGCCACATTAGAACTGTCACGATGCTCAAAATTCTCACAACCACCCTGTTCGAGACCATCTGCCAAATGGGCtgaatgcgtgtgtgtgcgtaagcTTGCTGATGAGAAAAATCGACCAACGACtatcgtgcatgtgtgtgcgtgatctTTCTGCTTGTTTTAAGCGTTCGATTCGTGCGAAATTGATGGTAAATCAAGTGAACTTTATATTATTCGAGATTTTCAAGCTCATTTCTAATGCATTCACATATTTGGCGAACAATTGTGACGTTATGAGGTGCAGAAAATAGTCGGCGTCAGTGTTGGACCGCTAATAATACGCagtgttgtggtgtgtgtgtgatgtgcaTTGCACGAACACAGTGACCGTTTTGGACGTTGtcaatataaaaaagagcatacgATGGTGGGAAGTCGGCCATTTCTAACTGGTGTGTGAAGCGGAGCAGACGTTTCGTGCGTGAGGTTCTGCGAGCATTGCCGCGCGGGCGCCGGGTGTGTCTCCCGGTAGCACCCCCGGTTGTTACTGGAAGggcgttgctgctgcagtggcGGCAGCTGTGCGTAGCTTGGCTGGCGTGTAGCAAACCGGCATCGCAGTTCAGTTGGCCCTCGGATGCGGTCAACGGAGCACGGTTGTTGCAACAAAATGGCTGCCGTCTGGTGAAAAACGTGCGCGGCAAAGCGTTGGCGTTATTTCCGTTGATGGCGTCATGTCGGCCTGCTGCAAGGTTAGAAAATCAGTGCGTGTGTCGGGACCGGTTTCACCAGCACGGAACCAGCGGCCGTTAGACTTAAAAACTAGAAAATGGTAAGTTTTCAATACCGCTACTTTCACCTTCCTTCTCTtaataagaataaaatttaatattcatCTTTCTAATCGTCTCTGTTCTCTGATCAGTGTTCTCATTGACGTTCAGCATGGACCACCGTAAGGAAACGATCCATCGCGTCGCATACTTCCCCATCAACGTGCGTTGCAACCGCGTGGCTCGTCTCTGTTCGTGCTGAAGCGGCTCATGTTCCCGGTATTTGAAGCTGGCGGCGGAGACGCGCTGGTACGCGGTGTGAAAACCATGGTTAACGAATACACCAACACCACGGCACTTCTTATTCATACATGCGCATAagtcaatgtgtgtgtgtgtgtgtgtgggtataaATCATCGCGATTTACGCCTAGGAGTGGATCGCAATCgggagagcgaaagagatgCAGTAAAAGACCGACTATTCGGCTTTTTCAGCACTAAGTCTCAGCAGCTCTTCTTTCTTCAGGCCGATCGCATGGAAAGGCGTTCAGGCTGAAAAGATCTGTTAAACAACCACCTAAATTTCGGATGTAACATCTAGTATAAAACCTTACACCATTGTGAATAAGGTACACTGATACAGCATCAGCCCCTTAGCGGATAGTGACCAGCAATTGCATTGACGCCATTGTGGATTAGGTATGTCACTATAGCATCAGTGCCATTGTGGATGCGATGCGGCTATACAGCGTCAGCTCCATCATGTAAGCTGTGCGGCGAAAGTGGCACCTCTTTATTCTAATTCCCTCAAACAACCACTAAAATTTCGGATATTATTCAAAGCCTAAATCATTGAGGTCGTCCGTTGTAGTAGGAAGTTTTGCGATACATTAAACAACCACTCAAATTTCGGATGTTAACATGTGATATGCATTGGCAATCGCACTCTGATACTTAAACATCGGGTAACCGAGAAAAACCCGCTTAATCGTAAAAGATCTTTGTTCGTGTAGTTCGAAATCGTAATCCATATGCCACTTGGATGTATGGATGTTAACTTAGCGAAATGTTTTTAAGTGGCGACCTGCCAAGGAACGTAGAATGTAATAAACgcggaaattaaatttcatgcGCTGCATGGGAGAAAGAGATCAAATTGTCATTTGTGATTTGTGCTTTGTCGTGTATTCGCtgagaaagaaaataatgagTATAGGTGGTAATGGCTTGTCGAGCTTAGGAATGTTCTCATGAGCTATGGCGGGATATTAATAATCGTTAGTGAACGCTAATCGATGGTGTGATTAAGGTGGTCCATTCAGGTTTAAGTAGGCTATCCTATGATATTTAACATCTCAATTTCCTTCGGAGGATTCACGTCATTCCGTTTTACATTCCTGCAGgccagtggtctccaacctgtggtccgcgAAATAATTCACTTTTGAAAAAGATAAGCTTAGTACTATAACTATCGTGCATTTTCTTCCACAATTAAGCTTAAATTTGAATAGGCACGTCTAGAATAAgatttaacatatttttgatcaaaaactTCGAACCAAGTCTACAAAATGTATGCCCTCAATCGATGTGGACCGCGCGCAAATGTATTTTCTAAGCCAAGTGGTCCGCGATCCTGAAAAGGTTGGAGAGCACTGCTGTAGACTACAGAACAGGTAAAAATGCTTTACGGTGCAAGAGCAATGATTTATTGGTATCGGAAAGCTTATATTTGACAATATGTTTGTAAACTGTTCACAACGATGAGCTccagaaaacaacaaaataggTCGTATTACGTAACCGAAGGCGCCCAGTGGCTTAGCTTCTCGAAGAGCGTTCCAATTTGTAGATGTATAAATGTTTTACACGCTGTATCGTACATGAAGTTGTATTTTGTAAAGTTTACTACAATGGCGATGCAACGTGTAACATGTCATGCGCCTTGCTAATTGTTCTGCGATCGCTTTAATGCTTCCACCAATACCTCGATCCCAAAAACGATTATCTCAATTGCCCATTGAGCTAAGAAAAACAGCATCAGTGGCTTAAGATGCCTATAGCTAATGATAGCGGATGATCCATCGTAAATATCATATTGATGCTTGCCGCTATTGATATACCAGAGAAAGCAATTGTAATACTCCCGACGCCAGTGCTGCTGCATACCGGCTTCGAAGACGCGttgttgatatttttgaaaGCGCCTTGCCAGCAGTGACTTGGCGCCAAATAGATAAAACGGAATAGCCTCGTACACATTCTCGCCCAGTAGTGTGTATTGCATTCCGTACCCTTTCATTTTATCAGCAAACAACTTTTCCATCTTCAGAGCAGCACGATTTTCCACCAATGTAATACCATCGAAAGCAAAATTATCTTTATCGTAGAACTTGACCATACCGTGTAGTTTATGCAATAATGTAATGTTAATGCTTTTGTAATGCACAGTGATGTTGCGTTCGCGCAAGTCTTCAACTGACTTGGCGTCTGGGACACGTGGCGCTTCGGTGATGTACGATACAAGCTTTGCCTCGTACGCACACTTGAGTTGGAAAAATAGCACGATCAATGCACAAGCGGTTATTTTCTCGATGTTTTGGAAAGGACTTGCTGTCGCTTATCAAACCCAAAGAGTGCCAAAGCTAGCAGATTGTTGGAGAAAAGTGTCGGCTTCAGCTGATGGATTATCTGGTAGGTTACAAGGATGCCCAGTATCATGCCCCAGGCAGACTGCTGGAATGGTTTGAGCATAATTTCCCACACAGTAAGCAAGCGTCCCTTCGGCGTGGCAATAGCGAACTGTTCCATGGCTACCCCActtacaataaatttattgtattGCGCCATATAAAATCGATTTAGCATCAAATGTATCGGATTATACCGCGATACACCTGGGCCAGAGATTCATTGCTGTTGCATCGAAGCTGTTGCAAATGAAATGTAAGTTGTTGTGTTTCAGCAAAGAGAAGAAACAGCATTGTGTCCTCACCGTGCAGCTTTTCACAGTAAATGGATGTGTAGAAGTCCTTAACGTATCCGGCTACTAAAAGTTTGAACTGCATTGTCTGTAGCCGATCGAAGAACAGTTGATCGAGCGTGGGGAGGCCGGAGTGACTCGTGATGCGTAACGGTTGATAACGAAAGCAGAACACGGCGTCCTCGTTGATTGCGATCAATATGAAGTAGAACACCAATCTCGTTTGGAAATACTCTCCAATTTTCTTGGCTGATCAGTCCCAGTTTCATCATGTTCAAACAGGACAATGGTAGGACATTCGGGCGGTATGTTCACTATCCACTGACTGGTGTAGAAGTTGTTAAATGTTTGCTGTTGGTTTCCCCACAGTATTATGACCAAGTTGGGCTCTCGGAATGTAGGAACATGCTGACCCCGATGGTCCGCTTGCAACAGACTGACATCTTGATTATTCAGGCGCTGTGCGATGTCGTTCAGCATCGTTGATAGTACAGATTTGTTGGAAAAACTGTAGTAGCCAGCAATTAAACACTCCAGCATGTTGGATCTGAAGATTGTGGAGTGATATTGGTTAGATAATCTAAAACTAGCTCTTGTCGATCGGCCTGTGCACGAATACTGAGTAAAGCGTGGATCGCAAAGGATATTCGAACAATCTTGCGGAACATGTTCAACGAAGGCCGCTTTCAAGCACACTAAACTTGAAAACATAATTTGCttaacgattttgtttcaaattgtcTAGTAATTATTCCGTTTATAGTTGGGTTTCAGTAgcaatttaataatgattgtCTAATTATTGGTGACCAGAGGTGTTATCACGTGCAATAATTATTCATTAAACTGTTTAAGAcatcaaataaatgaaatggaacGAACGAAATAAACTGGAATATGGCGTAGAAGGATTAACTTACGAACAGTACAATACGATGGTTTAACCTTGCCACAAGAATTGTCGTAATGACACCTATATAATGCTGTAAGCTTAATATAGCCGTACTAGACTCAATTACTCTACGTAATTGGAAGAAAAGGATCGTTCTCACTGATAAGATAAATCGTACGCCACGGCAAAATACAAATTCACACCAATACTTACCGTTTTTTATAAGCCCTGATGCTAAATGATTTGGTAAACTAATAAAGTTtaattttaagttatttttacAATTACAGATATGATGCgatttaatcaattttataaaaagcCTACTTTGTTCTGATTGAattcttttcatattttttaaactgcACCTTCAACTGAACATCACCCCACGATGGCTGCGTACGTACGCAGCCAGCTTGATGCTGTGATTTAAACTGACAGCATCGTAAGTTAGAAAAGCTGTTGCGGTCATCAAGTGTATGGTAATGCTTTTTATTTGACGTGATTTGGCTGGATATTAAATTTTGGCTGTTCAGTTCGATTAAACTGAGAGatctttaatttaaatatgtaGAAGTGTGTAAATGTGTAGTGTAGTAGGCTATGACTACCAAACAGTGGTTTTACCTCTGCAGAATTTCGCTTCCTCCATAGTAGCCTATGCCTTCTTTTGTAATAAATTGGTTCATAGTCAACCACCAAACGAGCAAGTTTACTTTAATTTGCTCTTCGTTTGAACTGTAACATGTAGAAGTTGTCAAATGTTTGCTGTTGGTTTCCCCACAGTTGACCATGGTTATGACCATGTTGGGCTCTCGGAATGTAGGAACATGCTGACCCCAATGGTTCGCTAGTAACAGACTTACATGTAGATTACTCAGGCGCTGTGCGATGTCGTTCAGCATCGTTGATAGTACAGATTTGTTGGAAAACTGTAGTAGCCAGCAATTAAATACTCCAGAATGTTGGTCTGAAGATTGTGGGTGATATTGGTTACATAATCTAAAACTTGCTCTTGTCGATCGGCCTGTGAGCGAATACTGAATAACGCGAGGATCGCAAAGGATATTACAACTGTTTTACGGGACATGATGTCCAAATGCTGCTTTAAAGAACACTAAACTAAGGATACTAGGTTACTAAAACTTTATTAAGCGTACCCTTTCTCAGGTATGATTGTTTCACTGATCATCAGCTTATTATTCTTAATGAAGCAAAATACAGTAGAGGGACATTGATAAAGTGCGATATTAAATATAAGCTAATGAAAGATAAGGATAGTGCCATGGGAACCCCCACTTAGCGTGACATTTGGCAGCGGTAGAATGAAAAATCGATCGGTGGTGTGACGGTCGAATTAATTACACCTTATGGCTTTGAGCGATTTTTATACAATACCTCTTTACTTAACCGTGTGGGATTGGTGATAATTCATTACAAGTGTGATAAGTGCTTTTTTTAACATTCTCAAATAGTTTGTTGAGCCATTAGCTGGAAAAAAGACATTTTAGCTTTGGATTGCAAGATAAATTTGACACTTACGGttctgtattgttttttttttgttagcgaTTGACCTCACATATCAACACAAGCGATCGGAATGTGCTCGTATCGGCTCTTTCCTGGCCCATCTGCAGGaaaagtgctgcaaaatgcgTGCGAATAAAGTGCGTTATTTTTACGATTAGGGCCTCAAACTCAATGCAGCTATCTCAAACTGAAAGCTGTAGCAAACTGTAGTAAAGCCATACAATACAAAAGCGGGCAATGGTAGGTCTTTTATGTGGCAGTAGGACACGAGAATTTACTACGCGGCTGCTAAATCTAAACCACCACGAGGAAATTGCATGTTTTATATACTTTACGGCACTCCATTCCTTTTCATAATTCCACAGACGATGTCATAGAATAAAGCGGTGAAAGAGCAATGAGTGATTAAC contains:
- the LOC121602627 gene encoding uncharacterized protein LOC121602627 — translated: MQFKLLVAGYVKDFYTSIYCEKLHATASPFQNIEKITACALIVLFFQLKCAYEAKLVSYITEAPRVPDAKSVEDLRERNITVHYKSINITLLHKLHGMVKFYDKDNFAFDGITLVENRAALKMEKLFADKMKGYGMQYTLLGENVYEAIPFYLFGAKSLLARRFQKYQQRVFEAGMQQHWRREYYNCFLWYINSGKHQYDIYDGSSAIISYRHLKPLMLFFLAQWAIEIIVFGIEVLVEALKRSQNN